The following proteins come from a genomic window of Limnohabitans sp. 103DPR2:
- the chlG gene encoding chlorophyll synthase ChlG, producing the protein MDNPILALSQPLQRPSLRTVAELLKPITWFPPVWAFACGAVASGQSLSDNWALIVLGLVLTGPLVCASSQAVNDWFDRHVDAINEPQRPIPSGRMPGKWGLGIAVLWTGLSLLWATLMGTWGFVACALAIAFSWAYSAPPVRLKNNGWWGAAACALSYEGLAWLTGTAVMLGGAWPGTNSICLALLYSLGAHGIMTLNDFKAIEGDRQMGIASLPVKYGPDGAARIACLMMWTPQVVVAALLFQWQLPWHALAVLVLSLLQWPLMFKFLKNPVERALYVSAFDVPLFVSGMMVSAWGLRQLNAVGVL; encoded by the coding sequence ATGGACAATCCCATCCTTGCGCTCTCGCAACCCCTACAGCGGCCCAGTTTACGAACGGTTGCAGAACTTCTCAAGCCCATCACTTGGTTTCCACCTGTGTGGGCTTTTGCGTGCGGCGCTGTAGCCTCGGGCCAAAGTCTTTCTGACAACTGGGCCTTGATCGTGTTGGGCTTGGTTTTAACGGGCCCTTTGGTTTGCGCCAGCAGCCAGGCTGTCAACGATTGGTTCGATCGCCATGTCGATGCCATCAACGAACCTCAAAGACCCATACCTTCAGGCCGAATGCCCGGCAAATGGGGCTTGGGCATTGCCGTGTTGTGGACCGGCTTGTCGTTGTTGTGGGCGACGCTGATGGGCACTTGGGGTTTTGTCGCGTGTGCGTTGGCCATTGCATTTTCGTGGGCCTACAGCGCGCCACCCGTGCGCCTGAAAAACAATGGTTGGTGGGGTGCTGCAGCTTGTGCCCTCAGCTACGAAGGCTTGGCCTGGCTCACTGGCACAGCCGTGATGCTGGGCGGTGCGTGGCCTGGCACGAACTCAATTTGTTTGGCCTTGCTCTACAGCTTAGGCGCGCACGGCATCATGACCTTGAACGATTTCAAAGCCATTGAAGGCGATCGTCAAATGGGCATTGCTTCTTTGCCTGTGAAATATGGCCCCGATGGTGCTGCACGCATCGCTTGCTTGATGATGTGGACACCGCAAGTGGTGGTCGCCGCATTGCTCTTTCAATGGCAGTTGCCTTGGCATGCACTGGCCGTGTTGGTGCTGAGCTTGCTGCAATGGCCCCTCATGTTTAAGTTTTTAAAAAATCCTGTCGAGCGCGCGCTGTATGTCAGTGCATTTGATGTGCCCCTGTTTGTCAGCGGCATGATGGTCAGCGCTTGGGGATTGCGTCAACTCAATGCGGTAGGAGTGCTATGA
- a CDS encoding BCD family MFS transporter produces MNSPVFGWFQIIRLGLIQACLGAVVVVTTSTLNRIMVVELAFPALLPGALVAWHYAVQMVRPRMGYGADKGRRSTPWMMGGMMVLGVGGVMAAVSTIWMATEPAMGIGLAVLSFSLIGLGVSACGTSLLTLMAKQVPDQKRAQAATTVWLMMIMGFAITAGVVGKLIDPYTPEVLLKVSASLSLLTTCITVLCLWRLESASAVLAPENKASAADFKQTFKEVWSEPKARTFTIFVFLSMLAYSAQDLILEPFAGAIHGMSPGKTTQLSGWHHMGVLIGMLSVAAASSRWVAGRLGSVQAWMVGGCVFSAVATVGLSSSALINMTEAWPLKANVIFLGVANGAFSIAAIATMMRLAGEGGPGREGTRMGLWGAAQAAAFGLGGLVGTGASDLAHALLQDSRSAYVAVFAFQSLMFLASAVVAMRMRAGDVKPSEMSLDNSVLLKGGSAS; encoded by the coding sequence ATGAATTCACCTGTCTTTGGATGGTTTCAAATCATTCGCCTTGGCCTCATTCAAGCTTGCTTAGGTGCTGTGGTGGTGGTGACCACTTCCACACTCAATCGCATCATGGTGGTGGAGTTGGCATTTCCAGCTTTGCTGCCAGGCGCTCTGGTGGCGTGGCACTACGCGGTGCAAATGGTGCGCCCCCGAATGGGCTACGGTGCAGACAAAGGCCGACGCAGCACGCCTTGGATGATGGGCGGCATGATGGTGCTAGGCGTTGGAGGTGTGATGGCTGCTGTGTCCACCATTTGGATGGCCACCGAGCCTGCTATGGGCATTGGCTTGGCCGTGTTGTCCTTCAGCTTGATTGGTTTGGGCGTGAGTGCCTGTGGCACCTCCTTGTTGACCTTGATGGCCAAGCAAGTGCCTGATCAAAAGCGCGCACAAGCGGCAACCACTGTGTGGTTGATGATGATCATGGGCTTTGCCATCACGGCGGGCGTGGTGGGCAAATTGATTGATCCGTACACCCCTGAAGTGTTGTTGAAAGTGTCTGCCAGTTTGAGTCTGTTGACCACTTGCATCACTGTACTGTGTTTGTGGCGCCTTGAAAGTGCATCCGCTGTATTGGCCCCAGAAAACAAAGCATCTGCAGCCGACTTTAAGCAAACCTTCAAAGAAGTGTGGTCAGAGCCTAAGGCCAGAACATTCACCATCTTTGTGTTCTTGTCCATGCTGGCCTACAGCGCTCAAGACTTGATTTTGGAGCCCTTCGCTGGCGCCATTCATGGCATGTCACCCGGCAAAACCACACAACTCTCGGGTTGGCACCACATGGGTGTGCTCATTGGCATGCTGTCGGTGGCTGCGGCCAGTTCGCGGTGGGTGGCCGGTCGATTGGGTTCGGTGCAAGCTTGGATGGTGGGCGGCTGTGTGTTCTCAGCTGTTGCCACGGTCGGTTTGTCATCCTCTGCCTTGATCAACATGACGGAAGCTTGGCCCCTTAAAGCCAATGTGATTTTCTTAGGCGTGGCCAATGGCGCATTCTCCATTGCTGCCATCGCCACCATGATGCGCTTGGCAGGTGAGGGCGGCCCTGGCCGCGAAGGAACGCGCATGGGCCTTTGGGGTGCTGCGCAAGCCGCAGCCTTTGGTTTGGGTGGCCTGGTGGGCACCGGTGCCAGCGATTTAGCACACGCACTGCTTCAAGATTCTCGTTCAGCCTATGTGGCTGTTTTTGCATTTCAATCCTTGATGTTTTTGGCCTCTGCAGTGGTTGCCATGCGCATGCGCGCAGGTGACGTGAAGCCTTCCGAAATGTCTCTCGACAACTCAGTCCTCTTGAAAGGTGGATCTGCATCATGA
- a CDS encoding geranylgeranyl diphosphate reductase — MSQTDYDFVVVGGGPSGATAANDLAREGWHVLLLDRQGRPKPCGGAIPPRLIKDFEIPDHLLVAKVNCARMISPADNKVDIHIDNGFVGMVDRIDFDEFLRTRAAESGAIRQQAIFDKVQHDEAGTLWVHYTPVHAKEHSAAEHAKPVKVSARMVIGADGAKSEVARQQIPDADKTKYVFAYHEIIQAPVQKPSHDGQRCDVYYQGEVSPDFYGWVFPHGNTMSVGTGSADKGFSLRTATGHLRKVAGLTDEPTLRREGAPIPLKPLPKWDNGKDVLVVGDAAGVVAPSSGEGIYYAMDCARTMARAAHEALKTGNPACLKQGRKKFMKQHGKVFWILAIMQYFWYQNDKRREKFVKICEDRDVQRLTFESYMNKELARKDPMAHVRIFFKDMAHLLGLART, encoded by the coding sequence ATGAGCCAAACCGATTACGATTTCGTCGTGGTAGGAGGCGGCCCCTCAGGCGCCACTGCTGCCAATGATTTAGCCCGCGAAGGCTGGCACGTTTTGTTACTCGACCGTCAAGGCCGACCCAAACCTTGCGGCGGCGCCATTCCACCCAGGTTGATCAAAGACTTTGAAATTCCGGATCATTTGCTGGTGGCCAAAGTCAATTGCGCGCGCATGATTTCACCCGCCGATAACAAGGTTGATATCCACATCGACAATGGTTTTGTGGGCATGGTGGACAGGATCGACTTTGACGAGTTTTTACGAACACGTGCAGCAGAATCAGGTGCCATTCGGCAGCAAGCTATTTTTGACAAAGTACAGCACGACGAGGCGGGCACTTTGTGGGTGCACTACACACCTGTGCATGCCAAAGAGCATTCTGCTGCAGAGCATGCCAAGCCTGTCAAGGTGAGTGCACGCATGGTGATTGGTGCCGACGGCGCCAAATCAGAAGTGGCCCGTCAGCAAATTCCCGATGCAGACAAAACCAAGTATGTGTTTGCTTATCACGAGATCATTCAAGCGCCGGTGCAAAAACCATCTCACGATGGCCAGCGTTGTGACGTGTATTACCAAGGTGAAGTGTCGCCCGACTTTTACGGCTGGGTCTTTCCACACGGCAACACCATGAGTGTGGGCACAGGCAGTGCCGACAAAGGCTTTTCACTTCGAACTGCAACAGGCCACCTGCGCAAAGTCGCCGGACTCACAGATGAGCCCACTTTGCGCAGAGAAGGTGCGCCCATTCCTTTGAAACCCTTGCCCAAATGGGACAACGGCAAAGATGTGTTGGTGGTGGGGGACGCAGCGGGTGTGGTAGCGCCGTCTTCAGGTGAAGGCATTTACTACGCCATGGATTGCGCCAGAACCATGGCAAGGGCTGCGCATGAAGCCTTGAAAACCGGCAACCCAGCTTGCTTGAAACAAGGCCGTAAAAAATTCATGAAACAGCACGGCAAGGTGTTCTGGATTTTGGCCATCATGCAATACTTCTGGTATCAGAATGACAAGCGTCGTGAAAAGTTCGTCAAAATTTGCGAAGATCGCGATGTGCAAAGACTCACCTTCGAGTCGTACATGAACAAAGAGTTGGCCAGAAAAGACCCCATGGCCCATGTCCGAATATTTTTCAAAGACATGGCCCATTTGCTAGGACTGGCCCGAACCTAA
- a CDS encoding TspO/MBR family protein: MQINFATLKTFAIAFALSYLTAGIGAGLTELGPWYFSLKHPEWKPPDPYFGVIWSTIFTLCAISGALAWQSAQGPNDKKRIILLFATNAFLNILWSAIYFKLQRPDYAVFEVVFLWLSILFLVLGLWRINKKAVLLLIPYWVWVSIATVLNVATVKLNGPF, from the coding sequence TTGCAAATCAATTTCGCAACTCTCAAAACTTTTGCAATTGCATTTGCACTGAGCTACCTCACCGCCGGCATTGGCGCAGGTCTGACTGAGCTCGGGCCTTGGTATTTCTCGCTCAAACACCCCGAGTGGAAGCCGCCAGACCCTTACTTTGGTGTCATTTGGAGCACCATTTTTACGCTGTGTGCCATCAGTGGGGCACTGGCTTGGCAGTCAGCTCAAGGGCCAAATGACAAAAAAAGAATTATTTTGTTGTTTGCCACAAACGCATTCTTGAATATTTTGTGGAGTGCCATCTACTTCAAATTGCAACGGCCCGACTATGCCGTTTTTGAGGTGGTTTTTTTGTGGCTGTCGATCCTATTTCTGGTCTTGGGCCTATGGCGCATCAATAAAAAGGCAGTTCTGTTGCTGATACCCTATTGGGTATGGGTTAGCATTGCCACTGTCTTGAATGTGGCCACTGTGAAGCTCAATGGTCCCTTTTGA
- a CDS encoding cobalamin B12-binding domain-containing protein, producing MSKFNGLGSSSQRPQDSGAANDECKDSLLDVIESQIIPRLLNSQQLISSQSISADSPEFGEPVPEMLDFTACCLKGDVAGVNQIVDRLLDRGLKQDRIFMELITPAARHLGVLWEKDLCDFSDVTCGLAQMHQVTHRLGYGYHDGPTVEGETQRVMLSCAPGSQHFLGLTIVADFFRRAGAHVVIEISSTESELMRAIANEWFDVIGISVAIETQLPQLRELIAHFRKNSGNPDVKVMLGGPIFTLKDLSADMFGADAISTDPIEAINLLKGFALK from the coding sequence ATGTCTAAGTTCAACGGCTTAGGGAGTTCATCTCAGCGCCCCCAGGATTCGGGTGCTGCGAATGACGAGTGCAAGGATTCCCTTCTGGACGTGATTGAGTCTCAAATCATTCCCAGACTGTTGAATTCTCAGCAACTCATCTCTAGCCAGTCCATCAGCGCCGACTCCCCCGAGTTTGGCGAGCCCGTCCCAGAAATGCTGGACTTCACCGCTTGTTGCCTGAAAGGTGATGTGGCGGGCGTGAATCAAATTGTCGATCGCTTGTTAGACCGCGGTTTGAAGCAAGACCGCATCTTCATGGAACTCATCACCCCTGCTGCCAGGCATTTGGGCGTGCTGTGGGAAAAAGACCTGTGCGATTTCAGCGATGTCACTTGTGGCTTGGCGCAGATGCACCAAGTGACCCACCGATTGGGCTACGGCTACCACGACGGCCCTACTGTTGAAGGCGAAACGCAGCGCGTCATGTTGTCTTGCGCGCCAGGCTCTCAGCATTTCTTGGGCTTGACCATCGTGGCCGATTTTTTCCGGCGGGCAGGCGCTCATGTGGTCATTGAAATTTCATCCACCGAATCCGAGTTGATGCGTGCCATTGCCAATGAATGGTTCGACGTCATTGGCATTTCTGTGGCGATTGAAACCCAGTTGCCTCAGTTGCGCGAATTGATTGCGCACTTCAGAAAAAACTCTGGCAACCCCGATGTCAAAGTGATGTTGGGTGGGCCTATCTTCACGCTCAAAGATTTGTCGGCCGACATGTTTGGTGCCGATGCCATTTCCACCGACCCCATTGAAGCGATCAATCTCTTAAAAGGTTTCGCCCTTAAGTAG
- the bchO gene encoding alpha/beta fold hydrolase BchO: protein MFDSLYPTMQWANYRSTWPHAQHSQFIQAGGIQWHVQIMGQGPVLLLLHGTGSGSFSWRGLMPLLSAHFQVIAPDLPGHAFTSRGPEGSLSMQGMSEGLRALLLQLNVTPSIIGGHSAGAAIAANMLLQQRALSQTQLIGFNPAWLPLPGLPSLIFRPAAKLAAINPVSAWATAKLASKPAMIEKSILQTGSQLDAQGLALYQSVFSHSGHVHSVLNMMAAWQLDTLSKSLPQLQNKVSILLGMQDQTVPPSMAHEACKLMPQARVFEQHGLGHLAHEEDPAGTAQLILTHCEST, encoded by the coding sequence ATGTTTGACAGCCTGTATCCCACCATGCAGTGGGCCAACTACCGCAGTACTTGGCCGCATGCGCAGCACAGCCAGTTTATTCAAGCAGGCGGTATTCAATGGCATGTTCAAATCATGGGGCAAGGCCCTGTCTTGCTGCTGTTGCACGGCACAGGTTCGGGCAGTTTCAGTTGGCGCGGCTTGATGCCATTGCTCAGCGCCCACTTCCAAGTCATCGCACCCGACTTGCCTGGACACGCTTTCACCAGCAGAGGGCCTGAGGGCAGCCTGTCGATGCAAGGCATGAGCGAAGGTTTGCGTGCACTGTTGTTGCAACTCAATGTCACGCCCTCCATCATCGGTGGGCACTCTGCGGGTGCGGCCATTGCGGCCAACATGCTGCTTCAACAGCGCGCACTGTCGCAGACACAGTTGATCGGCTTTAACCCCGCTTGGTTACCCCTGCCAGGCCTGCCCTCTTTGATTTTCAGACCTGCAGCCAAGTTAGCCGCAATCAACCCTGTTTCTGCTTGGGCCACGGCCAAATTGGCCAGCAAACCCGCCATGATTGAAAAATCCATTTTGCAAACAGGTTCTCAATTGGATGCACAAGGATTGGCGCTTTACCAAAGTGTGTTCAGCCATTCTGGGCATGTGCACAGCGTCCTGAACATGATGGCGGCATGGCAATTGGACACCCTCTCCAAATCTTTGCCGCAACTTCAAAACAAGGTGAGCATCTTGTTAGGGATGCAAGACCAAACCGTGCCGCCTTCAATGGCACACGAAGCTTGCAAATTGATGCCGCAAGCACGCGTGTTTGAACAACACGGCTTAGGGCATTTGGCGCACGAAGAAGATCCTGCTGGCACTGCGCAGTTGATACTCACCCACTGTGAATCTACTTAA
- a CDS encoding magnesium chelatase subunit D — translation MASPNSLQGMAAWNDAITSLQLLQIDPHGFGGIWLKAPFGPVRERWLQALQNSSVKTVKLPGSIDLERLLGGIDLSTTLQTGQLHMQNGLLQQAHQGAVCISMAERFPSALVAPITQAMDTQSIPALNVKSDAAPINTQFGVIALDESLEDDAPTGKALQERLGIWLDLKDLAPSDIQAMTVDALDSDSQAIDVQFSEAHLQQMQALLPKLQWTHDQALAMCATAQGLGIDSLRIPSLALRVACCHAALNLRTTVEDEDLEFAARRVLAPRATQWPSEQAEETREETSEEKAEQPREPHSDAPPPPPESAQDSEDAQPESPPTEPTAEDLQEMMVAAALASLPLGMLDTLMTQAGRSQGNTSGRSGQFKTGSQRGRPLPPRPGRPGGHSRLHVLATLRAAAPKQKLRGAKVQGRVAIRSEDFHVHRYQQHSSSCLILALDASGSAALQRLAEAKGAVELLLQQSYARRDSVCIVAFRGAQAQLLLPMTRSLVRAKRAMTGLPGGGGTPLALALKMAYEQAAQLHRQGVTPILVMLSDGRANVTLQGLGGRAQAQADALQWSAQWRQTGHRSLWIDTSIQPDPQVQNLAHTMGGSYLPMPQVQAQRVANAMDNMRQLAA, via the coding sequence TTGGCATCGCCAAACTCCTTGCAAGGCATGGCGGCATGGAACGATGCCATCACGTCCTTGCAGCTTTTACAAATTGATCCTCACGGCTTTGGCGGTATTTGGCTGAAGGCACCCTTTGGGCCAGTGCGTGAACGTTGGCTCCAGGCATTGCAAAACAGCAGTGTCAAAACCGTCAAGCTACCCGGCAGCATTGACCTTGAACGCTTGTTAGGCGGCATTGATTTGTCGACCACCTTGCAAACGGGCCAGCTTCACATGCAGAACGGTTTGTTACAGCAAGCCCATCAGGGTGCGGTTTGCATCAGCATGGCCGAAAGGTTTCCAAGTGCATTGGTCGCGCCAATTACCCAAGCCATGGACACGCAGTCGATTCCCGCTTTGAATGTGAAGTCAGATGCAGCGCCAATCAACACGCAATTTGGCGTTATCGCTTTAGATGAATCACTAGAAGACGATGCCCCCACTGGCAAAGCCCTGCAAGAACGATTGGGCATTTGGTTGGATTTAAAAGACCTCGCACCTTCAGACATTCAAGCCATGACTGTAGACGCGCTGGACTCAGACTCTCAGGCCATTGATGTGCAATTCAGCGAAGCACATTTGCAACAGATGCAAGCGCTTCTGCCCAAGCTTCAGTGGACGCACGATCAAGCATTGGCCATGTGCGCTACAGCACAAGGCTTGGGCATTGATTCTTTGCGCATCCCCAGTTTGGCTCTGCGTGTGGCCTGTTGCCATGCAGCCTTGAATTTGCGCACCACAGTTGAAGATGAGGATTTGGAGTTTGCAGCACGTCGCGTGTTGGCACCCAGAGCCACACAATGGCCCTCAGAACAAGCAGAAGAGACAAGAGAAGAGACATCCGAAGAAAAAGCAGAACAGCCGCGAGAACCCCACAGCGATGCACCCCCTCCACCGCCAGAATCTGCGCAAGATTCTGAAGATGCACAGCCTGAATCGCCACCGACAGAACCCACAGCGGAAGACTTGCAAGAGATGATGGTAGCCGCGGCCTTGGCCAGTTTACCCCTGGGCATGCTCGACACCTTGATGACGCAAGCGGGTCGCAGTCAGGGCAACACCTCAGGCCGAAGCGGTCAATTCAAAACTGGCTCTCAACGCGGGCGACCCCTGCCACCACGGCCCGGCAGACCCGGTGGCCATTCTCGTTTGCATGTGTTGGCCACTTTGCGTGCAGCAGCACCCAAACAAAAACTCAGAGGCGCCAAGGTACAAGGGCGCGTTGCCATTCGCTCTGAAGATTTTCATGTGCACCGCTATCAACAGCACTCGTCCAGTTGCTTGATTTTGGCCTTAGATGCCTCTGGCTCAGCCGCCTTGCAACGATTGGCTGAAGCCAAGGGGGCCGTTGAATTGTTGTTGCAACAATCTTATGCACGCCGTGACAGCGTTTGTATCGTGGCCTTTAGAGGCGCACAAGCACAACTGCTGTTGCCCATGACGCGCTCTTTGGTGCGTGCCAAACGGGCCATGACTGGCTTGCCTGGCGGGGGCGGCACACCCTTGGCTTTGGCTTTGAAAATGGCCTACGAGCAAGCCGCTCAGTTGCATCGGCAGGGTGTGACGCCTATTTTGGTGATGCTCAGCGATGGCCGTGCCAACGTCACTTTGCAAGGCTTGGGCGGTCGCGCACAAGCGCAAGCCGATGCCTTGCAGTGGAGCGCGCAGTGGCGTCAAACAGGCCACCGATCTTTGTGGATTGACACGTCCATTCAACCCGACCCGCAAGTGCAAAACTTGGCGCACACCATGGGCGGCAGTTACCTGCCGATGCCGCAAGTGCAAGCCCAGCGCGTGGCCAACGCCATGGACAACATGCGGCAGTTGGCGGCTTAA
- the bchI gene encoding magnesium chelatase ATPase subunit I: MASTFPFAAIVGQDEMTLAIQVVAIDPTVGGVLVLGDRGTGKSTAVRALADLLPPIQVVKGCPYKCDPQKPAQACPVCQSSQGTPGAKATKLQTESRAVSVVDLPLGATEDRIVGALDLEKALSQGIKEFSPGLLAQAHRGFLYIDEVNLLDDHLVDLLIDVAASGENLVEREGLSIRHPARFVLVGSGNPEEGELRPQLLDRFGLSVQVRTPQDIALRVEVIKRRDAFDKDPVGYKAQWQDESDKLQKRIVKARKLLDSVVISDEMLTLCARLCQQLGTDGLRAELTLLRATRALAAMQGSKSVKPEHLQTIAPLALRHRLRRNPLDDTDSGERVQRCLQEILGA, from the coding sequence ATGGCATCCACGTTTCCTTTCGCAGCCATCGTCGGTCAAGACGAGATGACCCTCGCCATTCAGGTGGTGGCCATTGACCCCACTGTGGGTGGCGTGCTGGTGCTGGGCGACCGAGGAACTGGCAAATCCACCGCCGTGCGAGCTTTGGCCGATTTGCTGCCGCCCATTCAGGTGGTGAAGGGCTGCCCCTACAAATGCGATCCACAAAAGCCAGCGCAGGCCTGCCCTGTTTGCCAATCCTCGCAAGGCACACCGGGTGCCAAAGCAACCAAACTCCAAACCGAAAGCCGTGCTGTCAGCGTGGTGGACTTGCCTTTGGGCGCGACAGAAGATCGCATTGTGGGCGCACTCGATTTAGAGAAAGCTTTGTCGCAAGGCATCAAAGAGTTTTCGCCTGGCTTGTTGGCCCAAGCGCACCGCGGTTTTTTGTACATCGACGAAGTGAATTTGTTGGACGATCATTTGGTCGACCTGCTGATTGACGTTGCCGCCTCCGGCGAAAACTTGGTAGAGCGTGAAGGCCTCAGCATTCGCCACCCGGCGCGCTTCGTGTTGGTTGGCAGTGGCAATCCTGAGGAAGGCGAATTGCGTCCGCAATTGCTCGACCGTTTTGGTTTGTCGGTTCAAGTTCGCACGCCACAAGACATCGCACTTCGCGTTGAAGTCATCAAACGCCGCGATGCATTTGACAAAGACCCCGTGGGCTACAAAGCACAGTGGCAAGACGAAAGCGACAAGCTCCAAAAACGCATCGTCAAAGCCAGAAAGCTGTTGGACTCGGTGGTGATCAGCGACGAGATGCTCACCCTTTGCGCACGCTTGTGTCAGCAACTGGGCACGGATGGGCTTCGCGCAGAACTGACCCTACTGCGCGCAACGCGTGCCTTGGCAGCCATGCAAGGCAGCAAGTCTGTCAAGCCAGAACACCTTCAAACCATTGCACCCCTGGCCTTGCGCCATCGCCTTCGTCGCAACCCTTTGGACGACACCGATTCTGGCGAACGCGTGCAAAGGTGTTTGCAAGAAATTTTGGGTGCGTAA
- the hemE gene encoding uroporphyrinogen decarboxylase — MYPTLQNDQFLRACLRQATDHTPVWLMRQAGRYLPEYRKTREKAGSFMGLATNTDFATEVTLQPLDRYPLDAAILFSDILTVPDAMGLGLSFALGEGPKFEKVVRDEAAVAALHVPDMNKLRYVFDAVTSIRKALNGRVPLIGFSGSPWTLACYMVEGAGSDDYRLVKSLMYSRPDLMHRILEINALSVAEYLNAQIDAGAQAVMIFDSWGGVMADGAFQQFSLKYTELVLSKLKKQHEGQQIPRIVFTKGGGLWLDEMGQLDCEVLGLDWTMNLGKARAMVGGQVGGPGKALQGNIDPNVLFAPPQSIEKEVVRVLDSFGKPHTDTTQTGPTHIFNLGHGIHQHTPPEHVTALVETVHRHSKKLRSSL, encoded by the coding sequence ATGTACCCAACACTCCAAAACGACCAATTCCTGCGCGCCTGTCTGCGCCAAGCCACTGACCACACCCCAGTTTGGCTGATGCGTCAGGCAGGCCGTTACCTCCCTGAATACCGAAAAACCCGCGAAAAAGCGGGCAGTTTCATGGGCTTGGCCACCAACACCGACTTCGCCACAGAAGTCACGCTCCAGCCCTTGGACCGGTATCCTCTAGATGCAGCTATTTTGTTTTCTGACATCCTGACCGTGCCAGACGCCATGGGCTTGGGCTTGAGCTTCGCACTTGGCGAAGGCCCCAAATTCGAGAAAGTGGTGCGCGATGAGGCCGCTGTGGCCGCCTTGCACGTGCCGGACATGAACAAACTGCGCTACGTGTTTGACGCGGTCACCTCCATTCGAAAGGCCTTGAACGGACGAGTTCCCCTCATCGGCTTCTCGGGAAGCCCTTGGACTTTGGCCTGCTACATGGTCGAAGGCGCAGGGTCTGACGACTACCGCTTGGTCAAAAGCCTGATGTACAGCCGACCCGACTTGATGCACCGCATTCTGGAAATCAACGCACTTTCAGTGGCGGAATACTTGAATGCCCAAATTGACGCAGGCGCTCAAGCCGTGATGATTTTTGACAGTTGGGGCGGCGTGATGGCCGATGGTGCTTTCCAGCAATTCAGTCTGAAATACACCGAATTGGTGCTCTCCAAGCTCAAAAAACAGCATGAAGGCCAACAAATCCCTCGCATCGTGTTCACCAAAGGCGGTGGCTTGTGGCTGGACGAAATGGGCCAACTCGACTGCGAAGTCTTGGGCCTCGACTGGACCATGAACTTGGGCAAAGCCCGCGCCATGGTTGGCGGCCAAGTGGGCGGCCCAGGCAAAGCACTGCAAGGCAACATCGACCCCAACGTGCTGTTTGCACCGCCGCAAAGCATCGAAAAAGAAGTGGTTCGGGTTTTGGACAGCTTTGGCAAACCGCACACCGACACCACCCAAACAGGACCCACCCATATTTTCAATTTGGGGCATGGCATCCATCAACACACGCCTCCCGAGCATGTGACAGCTTTGGTTGAAACCGTCCATCGACACTCCAAGAAATTGCGTTCGTCGCTCTAA